One Streptomyces umbrinus genomic window, TGCCGCAACTGGGCGAGCGTGGAGGTCAGCGCGGGGCTTCCGGAGGCTTGGGCGAGCGTCTCGTGGAACCAGCCGCCGAGCGAGCGCAGATCCTCGCTGTTGCCCCTCCGGGCCCGCTCCTGGCCCAGCCTGACCAGGCCGCGCAGCACCTTGAGGTGCGCCTCGGTGCGGCGCTGGGCGGCGCGCGCGGCACCCAGCGGCTCCAGCAGCATGCGCATCTCCAGGAGGTCGGCGGCCTCCTGCTCGGTGGGCTCCGCGACGCACGCGCCCGCGTGCCTGCGTGTGACGACGAAGCCTTCCGCCTCCAGCGTGCGCAGGGCCTCCCGCACGGGGACCCGCGAGACGCCATACCGGCGCGCGAGCAGTTCTTCGGTGAGCCGGCTGCCGCGCTCGTAGACAC contains:
- a CDS encoding GntR family transcriptional regulator encodes the protein MRIPAHSVCTAIRDDIVAGVYERGSRLTEELLARRYGVSRVPVREALRTLEAEGFVVTRRHAGACVAEPTEQEAADLLEMRMLLEPLGAARAAQRRTEAHLKVLRGLVRLGQERARRGNSEDLRSLGGWFHETLAQASGSPALTSTLAQLRHKIAWMYSVEAPAHPAESWAEHGAIVDAVARGDNDRARAITALHTERAMAAHRLRFPGGGDRAERVRTSQHPVNTAGLRH